A genomic region of Stegostoma tigrinum isolate sSteTig4 chromosome 13, sSteTig4.hap1, whole genome shotgun sequence contains the following coding sequences:
- the LOC125458399 gene encoding protocadherin-10-like, producing the protein MRYQKYLLLKCELFYCALYMWNPVLGLIRYSIPEELQLGSFVGDIAEDLGLDVKQLSIRSFRIVSRARKQYLDVNLDTGILLVKDRIDREEICGLTLSCVLSLDGLLENPLKLYPIAVEIVDVNDNAPIFQKNKFHIEISELSTPGSRFPLESAYDSDIGTNAVQTYELYPNNYFILDMRSGEEKMPVLLLQSSLDRETESSHSLTLIAKDGGAPVRSGVLQISIIVKDANDNAPVFPESEYGINIFENLATGTQVIILNATDLDNGPNGEISYSFGSHTSITVRGLFGIDSKTGEIRVRGTLDYEANKVFEIAVQAVDRGSEAMSGHCVVFVNIIDVNDNPPEVTLTSLSTAVSEDAPVGTLVALFRATDKDSGRYGQVQCQISNKLPFKLDFSMGDYYAILVQNSLDRENTSLYDVSITCSDAGNPPLLSEKTVRVDVSDINDNAPRFTESLYTANVMENNANGASIFSITAFDPDVGLNARLKYSILESQVHNVPINTYISIDSETGVIFAQRTFDYEELKNFLFQAQVVDSGSPSLASNVSVKVIILDQNDNAPVIVQPKAELGATAMETISRLAEPGSLVAKVSATDADVGQNGQLSYSIFQSSNHNLFVISPDTGEIWTKRRIENKDANKQSLMIVVKDNGTPSLSATVTIILSVMGSDTETFSSVSDLAEERVFTHDLSFSLVIALGAISVIFLVILIILAVMVHKNRNVSIRQQGSLVTCCCLESRHSLNGLQKASRELQIPPNYVEVFGGDPLSQRFRYETCSKLQSTKTDFTPSEPFGPPTDKYYFQNRSIRKEGMTKITFENHNIPLNNEVRHL; encoded by the coding sequence ATGAGATATCAAAAATACCTGTTGCTAAAATGCGAATTATTCTACTGTGCATTGTACATGTGGAATCCAGTGCTTGGGCTGATTCGTTACTCAATTCCCGAAGAGCTGCAGCTGGGTTCCTTTGTTGGGGACATCGCAGAGGATTTGGGTTTAGATGTAAAGCAGCTCTCAATTCGTAGTTTTCGGATTGTATCCAGGGCCAGGAAACAATATTTGGACGTAAATTTAGACACTGGTATTTTACTTGTGAAGGATAGAATTGACAGAGAAGAGATTTGTGGCCTGACCCTGAGTTGTGTTTTATCGTTGGACGGTTTGCTTGAAAACCCGTTAAAGCTGTACCCGATTGCAGTAGAGATCGTCGATGTAAATGACAATGCTCCAATTTTCCAAAAGAATAAATTCCACATTGAAATTTCGGAGCTTTCCACACCGGGATCGCGTTTTCCCCTTGAATCCGCATACGACTCTGATATTGGAACTAACGCCGTGCAAACCTACGAGCTCTATCCGAATAATTATTTTATTCTAGATATGCGCAGCGGCGAAGAAAAGATGCCAGTATTGCTGTTGCAGAGTTCCTTGGATAGAGAAACCGAATCCAGCCACAGTTTAACGCTGATAGCCAAGGACGGCGGGGCCCCTGTGCGATCGGGCGTGTTACAGATCTCAATTATCGTAAAGGATGCAAACGACAACGCCCCTGTCTTCCCCGAGTCAGAATATGGAATCAATATATTTGAGAATTTAGCCACAGGAACACAGGTGATCATATTAAATGCCACTGACTTGGACAATGGTCCCAATGGAGAGATAAGCTACTCGTTTGGTAGCCACACGTCAATTACAGTTCGGGGACTGTTTGGCATAGATTCCAAAACTGGCGAAATCAGAGTGAGAGGGACGTTGGACTATGAAGCAAACAAGGTCTTTGAGATTGCCGTACAGGCAGTAGACAGGGGCTCAGAGGCGATGTCCGGGCACTGTGTAGTTTTCGTGAATATTATTGATGTGAATGATAATCCCCCTGAGGTGACTTTGACGTCTTTGTCGACTGCAGTATCGGAAGATGCGCCAGTTGGGACTCTAGTCGCTCTGTTCAGAGCAACAGATAAAGATTCGGGGAGATATGGACAGGtacaatgtcaaatttcaaataaactgccATTTAAGCTGGACTTCTCTATGGGAGATTATTATGCAATACTTGTTCAAAATTCACTGGATCGTGAAAATACCTCGCTGTATGATGTGAGTATCACATGCTCCGACGCAGGAAATCCTCCTCTTTTATCAGAAAAAACCGTTCGAGTCGACGTTTCGGATATAAATGATAATGCCCCACGGTTCACTGAGTCATTATATACCGCAAACGTCATGGAGAACAATGCGAACGGCGCTTCTATATTTTCCATTACAGCCTTTGATCCAGATGTTGGACTAAATGCTCGACTGAAATATTCTATCCTGGAGAGTCAAGTTCACAACGTCCCCATAAATACATACATCTCGATTGACTCGGAAACTGGTGTCATATTCGCTCAGCGAACTTTTGATTACGAGGAATTGAAAAACTTTCTGTTCCAAGCTCAGGTGGTGGACTCTGGGTCGCCATCACTCGCAAGTAATGTTTCAGTAAAAGTTATTATCCTTGATCAGAATGACAATGCTCCAGTCATTGTGCAGCCAAAAGCCGAGCTTGGGGCAACAGCCATGgagacaatatccagacttgcaGAACCAGGTTCTTTGGTTGCCAAAGTATCGGCCACTGACGCTGACGTTGGACAAAATGGTCAGCTTTCTTACTCGATTTTCCAATCATCCAATCATAATCTTTTTGTTATTTCCCCAGACACTGGGGAGATTTGGACTAAACGTCGTATTGAGAATAAGGATGCAAATAAGCAAAGTTTGATGATTGTAGTAAAAGATAATGGAACACCATCACTTTCTGCCACAGTCACAATAATCTTATCTGTAATGGGCAGTGACACAGAAACATTCTCCAGTGTCAGTGATTTGGCTGAAGAACGCGTATTCACTCATGATTTGAGCTTTTCCTTGGTCATTGCATTAGGTGCTATTTCTGTAATTTTTCTCGTGATTTTAATAATCCTCGCTGTGATGgttcataaaaacagaaatgtttcaATTCGTCAGCAAGGTTCCCTGGTGACATGCTGTTGTCTTGAATCGAGACATTCTTTGAATGGACTTCAAAAAGCCAGCCGAGAACTCCAAATACCCCCGAACTATGTTGAAGTATTTGGTGGCGATCCACTTTCTCAAAGATTCCGCTATGAGACATGTTCAAAATTGCAATCAACAAAGACAGACTTCACACCCTCAGAACCATTTGGGCCACCTACAGACAAGTATTATTTCCAAAATAGGTCTATTAGGAAAGAAGGTATGACAAAGATTACTTTTGAAAATCACAACATCCCATTAAATAACGAGGTGAGGCACTTGTAA